In Oscarella lobularis chromosome 5, ooOscLobu1.1, whole genome shotgun sequence, the genomic window TAAAACGCCAGAGCCGTCTATACTACCATCTCTCAAGGCAGACTACGGACAGACATCAAGTGAGACGAGCCTCTACCATGTCCTGTCTCACTTTCACAGACTCGCGCTAACTGCCGACGACAAGTAAAAGCAGGCGGATCAGCATATTCTTGGATCTTTTTAATATATACGACTTTTATTGGTTTCGACAGAAATGTATGAACGAACAAAAGTAAGATAGTCCTACTCTTCGCTCTGGGTTTCGTAGTTGTGCTTGATGTGATCCCACAGTCTCTGcgcgaagaaacgtcgatcGGTCGACGAGTTTAGGGAAAGAGTGTGTCTACTCACGCCTCTATTCATGTTCTCCCACAAATCGTCAGCCCATTTGTCGAAGATtctctcgaagacgacggcaccgaCTAGAACGGACACGTAGAAGGTTGaacttcgtcgaaagaaCGTATTATACAACGTCTGTCCCAACGCCATCGTAACTGAGTTTCGCATGCGCAGAGGCGTGTCAAATGGGCGGACCAGAGATAATAATTATCTCCGGGCGGACGTTgcaagcattttttccgctACCACTCttcgattctcttcttttcggAAACAAGGTACTTTTCTGTGTGAAGAAGCATCACAAGACCTATATAGACACATACCCCAAACTGCCAAGCACTCAGATTCTAATAGGCAGAGAACTATATAGTAGCCTTTAGATACGGCGCCGCGAAAAATAAGTTGCCACTAAAGTTACTAAACTAATGACGCTGAATTATAGAATGGCTACCAATCTAGTTGGCCTTCTCacgcccgtcgacgattttccacCGGGACTCCTCCACCATCTCGGTCTTCTAATGAACAAAGAGACTGGATTGACCGGACGCGATTGGCGCGTGCTTGTCAAGTATCTCAACTTGGACACGGCCGAAGTGGAACAAGTTCGTCAGAATGACGATAAAGTCGAAAAGGCGTTGAGCATTTGGTCGCGAGTCGAACCGAATGCGAACGGGCTCATGCTCGTCAAAGTCCTTCGCCAGATGCGTCACAATCAAGCGGCGCAGATTGTCGAGTGTTATCTCGGCGAGGAGAtacgcgacggcgtcgccgtcgaactTCGGGAAAAACTCAATCGAGGTGCGCGCTTTGGCTACACGAAGATGATTAGAGAGTGCCTAACGAGACTCACAGACGAAAGACCGGTGCGTTGGGCTGTTAATGAATAGAACAATTATTTTCtgattgaaattttttaaatttaggaTGCGTCTGTTGAGCAGATGTTTGCTCATTTCGCATATACGCCTTTGCATTCTGCCGCTTTGTTCGGCCACCTTCCTGCCGTTCAATTGCTTGTTGAAAGCGGTTTTGATGTTAGGAGGTATACGTGTagagcgcgacgacgtcgcaagcAGAGTCATCCCGACACTTTGTTTTCAGATCCAACGCGTCTGGTGAAACGCCGGCTGACGTTGCAGATAAAGGCCTGCACCATCATGTGGCCCAGTAtctgagagaaaaagaaaggggTAGAATTGTTTGTGATCGATTTTATTGGGATGGCGGCATTGAAATTTAAACAGAGACTGCCGACGGTGGTGCGGGATCCCCGGCGGTGAAACTGGAGCCTTCTGACGTTAACGTTTTTGTCATCAACGGCGAGTACGACCAACTCGAAAGGGCATTGGAAGGAGGAGCAAATGCGAATGACTCTGGCATGAAGGACTGGTCTCCACTGCACACGGCTGGAGGAAAAGGGGACATGAGAGCGGCGGACATTTTAGTTAGGCACGGGGCTAGTTTGCTCACTCGGTACGTTGTGGTTATGAATTGTTTTCtaatcgacgaaacgggTCGTTTTTTGCctagaaacgacgaaggacTCACGCCCGAGGATTGGGCAAAGAAATGCAGACATTTTAACGTTGCCGATTTTCTAAAGGAAAAGCGaatggaagaagaaacgaaagagaatgCTGGTAAGAAATGCGACACAGACGGCACAGACAGCCTTGAAGTCGGTTCCTTTATTTTACTTGTCTATCGCGCTCTTTAGCCAGCTCGGATTTGCTTCTCAACGCTACAATTACCGTCTCGTATGAGGAAGATGATCCGGTGGAGTTTTCAATCGTCTCTCTCAATATGGCTGACACGCTGAAAGAAATTTCAGACGTTGTCGGCAAGCGCGTCTCCCGTCTCAAATCCAAGGAAAATCCCAACGtgaacgtgacgacgatgaatcaattggaaataatACGAGAGGTAATTGCCATTGCCGACGACAGCCGTTCTCCGACCCCTCCAGACGACGTCGGTCCTCTCAATTTCAGTAAGGCAATCGAAGGAAGGCTCTCGTCATATGATAGAGCGTTTGCTTTTAGATGTGGCTGAGATGGAGCCAAAGGTTGTCGACAATCCAAAGTTTCCAGCAGTTCTCGTGCATTCTCTCGATGACTACTGGAACAAGCCGCAtgccgtttcgtttcgaccCTACGATGACTGGCCGATTATACTAAAGCAGATCTCGGCCGTCGTCggatacgacgtcgacgttgtctATACGTGGGACAAACTCTCGAGGATTTCAACGGGCGTCATTCTCGCTCGAAAACAACGCGTCATCGCTGTGAAAGCCAACGTGCGGACGACCGCTCTACGTCAAAAGCTCGGTAAATCAGCGCACCATGTCATCTAGCTAGAATAGTGAGGTTCTCTTTATTGCCGCAATTGATTATGACGGCTCTGTATTCCTAAGCGTTTCTCCCGCTAACGAGTTGTCCTCGATTCGCTGTTTGGCTCAAGCAGAATTCACTTTGCAGTTGATATGCACTGTTTGCGattcaaaacgacgtcaaaagagcGTCGTTTTGCCGCAGTAGAGATTCCTACTAACGCACGTGCATCAAACTTCGACGAGGGGAAACTTTGGCACTGAGTTGTCGTTCGTAGAATTTGTAATTGGTTGTCTGTTTTACAGAAACTGTTCCATTTATTGGGGATCCTCACGAAAAAGAGGTGACATGCGAAGAAGCAGACATCTTCTTGTGGGACCACGGCATCATCGTGCACGTGCCCAAtggcgccgtcgccgacgacgacaatgtgAAGATAACCGTGCGAATCAGTCTGCCGACGTATCGATT contains:
- the LOC136187085 gene encoding uncharacterized protein, with product MATNLVGLLTPVDDFPPGLLHHLGLLMNKETGLTGRDWRVLVKYLNLDTAEVEQVRQNDDKVEKALSIWSRVEPNANGLMLVKVLRQMRHNQAAQIVECYLGEEIRDGVAVELREKLNRGARFGYTKMIRECLTRLTDERPDASVEQMFAHFAYTPLHSAALFGHLPAVQLLVESGFDVRRSNASGETPADVADKGLHHHVAQYLREKERETADGGAGSPAVKLEPSDVNVFVINGEYDQLERALEGGANANDSGMKDWSPLHTAGGKGDMRAADILVRHGASLLTRNDEGLTPEDWAKKCRHFNVADFLKEKRMEEETKENAASSDLLLNATITVSYEEDDPVEFSIVSLNMADTLKEISDVVGKRVSRLKSKENPNVNVTTMNQLEIIREVIAIADDSRSPTPPDDVGPLNFNVAEMEPKVVDNPKFPAVLVHSLDDYWNKPHAVSFRPYDDWPIILKQISAVVGYDVDVVYTWDKLSRISTGVILARKQRVIAVKANVRTTALRQKLETVPFIGDPHEKEVTCEEADIFLWDHGIIVHVPNGAVADDDNVKITVRISLPTYRFDIGFDEWKRGELQPAGHPIQISTEPANYKFKKPVRVRIPHCGDVEVNRADFSVVVLAANSQPSAGGIYDFRRFGPEVQQDVRHGYVWLSVTEMGNWFWAFVNASVACRLCTVVAYSHSDRRIMEPDRIRFNFKIMIVPGIYFYFRATEKVVDEDTTYRGAMHIAIPSGRSVDVSVRPLTGNWTANPERQIFSFGNIWDCLLGSDNYHHFGVVRFRLLWTGDGEDKNASPVKMQCEINEAERNGFTLVCCANLPNKEFDSCLSAQAKEEISELISKSRSPLRGVDGLAVGLGITLPPEASAAPVRHVLDAFDRRNGAKHELRLVLEHMNHGEAVAILDKDHN